One Eubacteriales bacterium mix99 genomic window carries:
- the fliM gene encoding flagellar motor switch protein FliM yields MAKVLSQQEIDSLLTALSSGEIDAEEVQKEGEKHKVRPYDFRRPNKFSKEQIHSLEIIYENYARIASNSLSSQVRSNIKMKKVSIEQVTYEEFIRSIPNPTLLLNIKVPPLSGALLLEVNLQFAFQIIELLCGGGSGAPIGDRELTDIEKGIVRGMLDGFVRSMKEAWQDVVAVEPSLESVESNPQLNQMMSPTESVALVTFVLEVADVQSFANLCIPYLSIEKVSDKLTGQSWFQKSGSEGNMEYAAALQDRIRSSRVNLSIFLGSTDITVRDFLNLSEGDVLPLDKPTDAPLSMYVEDRMHFHVQPGIYDGKLAVQVTDIVEKDVDRDE; encoded by the coding sequence ATGGCAAAAGTATTATCACAGCAGGAAATTGACTCGTTGTTGACAGCATTGTCCTCCGGTGAAATTGATGCGGAGGAGGTTCAAAAGGAAGGCGAAAAGCATAAGGTGCGGCCGTATGATTTCAGGCGGCCGAACAAATTTTCCAAGGAACAGATTCATTCCCTGGAAATCATCTATGAAAATTATGCAAGAATCGCATCCAATTCTCTCTCTTCGCAGGTGCGTTCCAACATAAAGATGAAGAAGGTGTCCATTGAACAGGTTACCTATGAGGAATTTATCCGATCCATACCCAATCCCACACTGCTTTTGAATATCAAAGTGCCTCCTCTCAGCGGGGCATTGCTTCTGGAAGTCAATTTACAGTTTGCCTTTCAGATTATTGAGCTGCTGTGCGGCGGCGGGTCGGGAGCACCGATCGGGGACCGGGAGCTGACGGATATTGAAAAGGGCATTGTCCGGGGAATGCTGGATGGTTTTGTCCGAAGCATGAAGGAAGCATGGCAGGATGTTGTGGCAGTGGAGCCCTCCCTGGAGTCCGTGGAGAGCAATCCCCAGCTGAACCAGATGATGTCGCCCACCGAATCGGTTGCCCTTGTTACGTTTGTATTGGAAGTGGCGGATGTACAAAGCTTTGCCAATCTGTGCATTCCCTATCTGTCCATAGAAAAAGTCAGTGACAAGCTGACAGGACAGTCCTGGTTCCAGAAAAGCGGCTCCGAAGGGAACATGGAGTATGCAGCAGCTCTCCAGGACAGGATCCGGTCTTCCAGAGTGAACCTCAGTATCTTTTTGGGAAGTACGGATATTACGGTGAGGGATTTTTTGAATTTATCCGAAGGGGACGTTCTTCCACTGGACAAACCGACCGATGCACCTCTTTCCATGTATGTGGAAGACAGGATGCATTTTCATGTCCAGCCCGGGATCTATGACGGCAAGCTGGCTGTGCAGGTAACAGATATCGTAGAAAAGGATGTGGACCGTGATGAATGA
- the fliY gene encoding flagellar motor switch phosphatase FliY gives MNENEEDLSRQETDALRSIGKEGEGALLTDAEKDMLGEVGNISMSTAATALSKILSEKVSITTPQVSVTTLSEVKESMTIPNVVFQVKFLQGLTGFNVLLMNIEDASVIASLMMGGNGKGHTDPLSDLEISAVSEAMNQMIGSASTSMATMLHRDIDITPPSTQIWETNANIEMEGVGQNQPIVKIAFRMTVEDLLDSQIMQIFNLETVKDIAGSLLGGTEPKTEKQSKMQGQSKKESDTESEQEFKRATEKTESGSAGSDPARGKSRQQPVTIRKPGFGELENKPVSDKPRNLSLIMDVPLELSVLLGRTKKTIRDVLSLSPGSVVELDKLAEEPLEIYVNGKRIAEGEVVVINESFGIRITNIINAKERVKNLE, from the coding sequence ATGAATGAAAACGAAGAAGATCTGTCCCGACAGGAAACGGATGCTCTGAGAAGCATCGGGAAAGAGGGGGAAGGCGCTCTTCTGACAGATGCGGAGAAGGATATGCTGGGGGAAGTTGGCAATATATCCATGTCAACCGCGGCAACAGCACTGTCCAAGATACTGTCCGAAAAGGTTTCGATCACAACGCCGCAGGTTTCGGTCACAACGCTGTCTGAAGTGAAGGAATCCATGACCATACCCAATGTGGTGTTTCAGGTAAAATTCCTGCAGGGATTAACGGGGTTCAATGTGCTGCTGATGAACATAGAGGATGCTTCCGTTATCGCCAGCCTGATGATGGGCGGCAACGGAAAAGGCCATACGGATCCCCTTTCGGATCTGGAGATCAGTGCCGTGTCAGAGGCCATGAACCAGATGATCGGTTCTGCTTCCACCTCCATGGCGACCATGTTGCATCGGGATATCGACATTACTCCGCCGAGCACGCAGATTTGGGAAACCAATGCGAATATTGAAATGGAAGGGGTCGGACAGAACCAGCCCATTGTAAAAATCGCATTCCGTATGACGGTGGAGGATCTGCTGGACAGCCAGATCATGCAGATTTTTAACCTGGAGACGGTGAAGGACATTGCCGGCAGTTTGCTGGGCGGAACGGAGCCCAAAACGGAAAAGCAATCCAAAATGCAGGGGCAGTCCAAAAAGGAATCGGATACGGAATCGGAACAGGAATTCAAGAGAGCTACGGAAAAAACGGAATCCGGATCGGCAGGATCCGATCCGGCGCGGGGGAAATCCCGGCAGCAGCCGGTCACCATACGGAAACCCGGCTTTGGGGAACTGGAAAACAAGCCTGTTTCGGACAAGCCGCGCAATCTGAGCCTGATCATGGATGTTCCCCTGGAGCTCAGTGTTCTTCTCGGCAGGACAAAAAAGACGATACGGGATGTACTGTCCCTGAGCCCGGGTTCTGTCGTGGAACTGGACAAGCTGGCAGAAGAGCCGCTGGAGATCTATGTGAACGGCAAACGGATTGCCGAGGGGGAAGTGGTGGTCATCAACGAGAGTTTTGGGATTCGGATTACCAATATCATCAATGCGAAGGAACGGGTAAAAAATCTGGAATAA
- the flgM gene encoding flagellar biosynthesis anti-sigma factor FlgM, giving the protein MRINRADYADHVRYVNQACQKEKEKESRLGREADTSAQKDQITLSKTSRDVRKFVEMADQAETKDSGKVDRIRRALENGDYKVSPEELADAILYNISEQNGGGEK; this is encoded by the coding sequence ATGAGGATCAACAGGGCAGACTATGCGGATCATGTGAGATACGTGAACCAGGCTTGTCAAAAGGAGAAGGAAAAGGAAAGCCGTTTGGGCCGGGAAGCAGATACTTCTGCGCAGAAGGATCAGATTACCCTATCGAAAACCAGCAGGGATGTCCGGAAATTTGTTGAGATGGCAGACCAGGCAGAGACAAAGGACAGCGGGAAAGTCGACCGCATCCGGCGTGCATTGGAGAACGGAGACTATAAGGTGTCTCCGGAAGAGCTGGCAGACGCGATCCTTTATAATATTTCGGAGCAGAACGGCGGCGGGGAGAAATAA
- a CDS encoding flagellar protein FlgN, whose product MELITFLTQQNQILQSLLDSLEKEKQALIQDDIQVITEVLEDKKQDMNRLEQLEKSRREAYPDVSLSKLRESGRLTDGLEAAGKERKRLAESISELQETNQMLTKQSLYHTSRLLDILLGDRKPTYNASGKVGEQADRTSILDQSI is encoded by the coding sequence ATGGAGCTGATTACATTTCTCACGCAGCAGAATCAAATATTGCAGAGTCTTCTGGACAGCCTGGAGAAGGAAAAGCAGGCATTGATACAGGATGACATCCAGGTGATTACGGAGGTCCTGGAAGACAAAAAGCAGGATATGAACCGATTGGAGCAGTTGGAGAAAAGCCGGAGAGAAGCTTATCCCGATGTTTCGTTGTCGAAGCTGAGGGAATCCGGCCGGCTGACAGATGGGTTGGAAGCGGCAGGAAAGGAAAGAAAGCGCCTGGCAGAGTCCATTTCGGAACTGCAGGAAACCAATCAGATGCTGACAAAGCAGTCCCTATACCATACCAGCAGGCTTCTGGACATTTTGCTGGGAGACCGGAAGCCGACCTATAATGCCAGCGGCAAAGTGGGGGAGCAGGCTGACCGGACTTCCATACTGGATCAGTCCATATAA
- the flgK gene encoding flagellar hook-associated protein FlgK encodes MSGIFLTINTAKRGMFAVQQGIQTAGHNIANADTDGFSRQRVELVTTPGYRIPGAGLVGTGVDISTIARVRDAYLDTQIRYESSIAGQYKARQETLEQVEMTFMEPGENGLNTYIGKMWDAWQDLGDHPENPNTRILVRENARTLTDNINHLYRRLDTLKSDSIHLEEKSVQDVHSILTQVRNLNRQISRIRISGEQPNDLLDQRDLLLDQLSGMIDFSSSEDKYGQVTITHSCGPDSTESIELLGTQKGSEIKYEMAVVRSVERDSDGMYHVSVVRGGSSPGGAETLTLSEEEYQDSGLTEGAVLYDERPGEAIVSKDLKPLPVSGGSLKGYPSVSQEISGYQDQLDGLARAIAYTVNTVHTTKLNGEKAATKYSFFVGDGGSDDPEHINAGNITVNPEIMKDASRINAGKMLDGGLPGNGDRALSIARLRNVRLPIQEFMDDPIAAARHLDENYQAGDMQFDPVAGGSTIEGYFKDIIAELGVSSQEAVKMGKNQDALTNQLIQRRYSVSGVSIDEEITNLIQLQHVYQANANVLSTLTTMLDTLINRMGV; translated from the coding sequence TTGTCCGGTATATTTCTAACCATAAACACGGCCAAAAGAGGGATGTTTGCCGTACAGCAGGGGATTCAGACGGCGGGCCACAATATTGCTAATGCGGATACCGACGGGTTTTCCAGACAAAGGGTGGAGCTGGTAACCACGCCCGGTTATCGGATCCCGGGAGCGGGACTGGTTGGGACGGGAGTGGATATTTCCACCATTGCCCGTGTGCGGGATGCCTATCTGGATACCCAGATCCGTTATGAAAGCAGTATTGCCGGCCAATACAAGGCGAGGCAGGAAACCCTGGAGCAGGTTGAAATGACCTTTATGGAGCCCGGGGAAAACGGGCTCAATACCTATATCGGAAAAATGTGGGATGCGTGGCAGGACCTTGGCGATCACCCGGAGAACCCCAATACCCGTATTCTGGTTCGGGAAAATGCCCGGACTCTGACAGACAATATAAATCATCTGTATCGTCGGCTGGATACCCTGAAGTCTGACAGCATTCATCTGGAAGAGAAAAGCGTACAGGATGTCCATTCGATACTTACGCAGGTCCGGAATCTGAACCGACAGATCTCCAGAATCCGGATTTCCGGGGAGCAGCCCAATGATCTGCTGGACCAGCGGGATCTGTTGCTGGATCAGCTTTCCGGGATGATCGATTTTTCTTCTTCGGAGGATAAATACGGACAGGTCACCATTACCCATTCGTGCGGGCCGGATTCCACGGAATCCATTGAGCTCCTGGGGACCCAAAAGGGATCGGAAATAAAATACGAAATGGCCGTTGTCCGAAGTGTGGAGAGGGACAGCGACGGCATGTACCATGTATCCGTGGTCCGGGGCGGCAGTTCGCCGGGCGGCGCGGAAACCCTGACCCTGTCCGAAGAGGAATACCAGGATTCCGGTTTGACGGAAGGCGCTGTTTTATATGATGAAAGGCCAGGGGAGGCCATTGTCAGCAAAGATCTGAAGCCGCTTCCCGTTTCCGGTGGTTCATTGAAGGGCTATCCGTCCGTCAGTCAGGAGATATCCGGCTATCAGGATCAATTGGATGGTCTGGCCAGGGCAATTGCCTATACCGTGAATACGGTTCATACGACCAAGCTGAACGGGGAAAAGGCCGCAACCAAATACTCTTTCTTTGTCGGGGACGGCGGGAGTGATGATCCGGAGCACATCAATGCCGGTAATATTACGGTAAATCCGGAGATCATGAAGGACGCAAGCCGGATCAATGCCGGAAAAATGCTGGACGGCGGTCTCCCGGGAAATGGAGACCGTGCTTTGTCGATTGCCCGGCTTCGGAATGTCAGACTGCCGATACAGGAATTCATGGACGATCCCATCGCTGCGGCCCGGCATCTGGATGAAAATTACCAGGCAGGGGATATGCAGTTCGATCCGGTTGCCGGCGGCAGCACCATAGAAGGATATTTCAAGGATATCATCGCGGAACTGGGCGTATCCTCCCAGGAAGCTGTAAAAATGGGGAAAAACCAGGATGCCCTGACCAATCAGCTGATTCAGAGACGCTATTCGGTTTCGGGGGTATCCATTGATGAGGAAATCACCAATCTCATACAACTCCAGCATGTTTACCAGGCCAATGCCAATGTCCTGTCCACACTGACCACCATGCTGGATACGCTGATCAATCGGATGGGGGTATAA